Proteins from a genomic interval of Verrucomicrobiales bacterium:
- a CDS encoding KH domain-containing protein — MSNTPKETLETLLRHLEFDATVEEHQLEEGLVLDVKTDDPGRLIGRQGQTLADLQYLLNRMLFQGDDTVPKVTVDVGGYRTQARDGLIKKAKEAAEKVRRWGDVIELEPMNSYDRRIVHNTLKDDPDVETYSVEVEGTPKKAMLLRPKRASV; from the coding sequence ATGTCGAACACTCCCAAAGAAACCCTGGAAACCCTGCTTCGCCATCTCGAGTTTGATGCCACCGTTGAGGAGCATCAACTGGAGGAGGGCCTGGTTCTGGATGTCAAGACGGATGACCCTGGACGTCTGATTGGCCGGCAGGGCCAGACGTTGGCCGATCTTCAGTATCTGCTCAATCGGATGCTCTTTCAGGGCGACGACACCGTGCCTAAGGTGACGGTCGATGTGGGGGGGTATCGCACCCAAGCGCGCGATGGCCTGATCAAGAAGGCTAAGGAAGCGGCCGAGAAAGTGCGGCGCTGGGGGGATGTCATCGAGTTGGAGCCGATGAATTCCTACGATCGTCGAATCGTGCATAACACCTTGAAGGACGATCCTGATGTTGAGACGTATAGCGTCGAAGTGGAGGGCACGCCCAAGAAGGCGATGCTGCTTCGTCCGAAGCGGGCTAGTGTTTGA
- a CDS encoding prepilin-type N-terminal cleavage/methylation domain-containing protein codes for MSPTKATRIRDNAKQHHCSLCPIVPPRLRVQGLTLIELLVVIALIGVLASLMLPSLARGRSAAQRVRCISNLHQLGLATQLYWDDHESLAFRYREGSTNNGDLYWFGWLQRGSEGERRVDHRQGVLYPYLAGRGVEICPSLKYGSSNFKLKASGAAYGYGYNLALSPTPSNPRIQVRNLPCPTSTTLFADAAQVNDFQAPASKDNPMLEEFYYVTPREATVHFRHQARANVVFADGHVGTELPADGSIDPRLPAEVVGRLRAEVLMTR; via the coding sequence ATGTCGCCTACCAAGGCCACTCGAATTCGAGACAACGCGAAGCAACACCACTGCTCGCTGTGTCCGATCGTCCCACCACGACTCCGCGTGCAGGGCCTGACTTTGATCGAGCTCCTGGTGGTGATCGCGCTGATCGGCGTGCTGGCTTCCCTCATGCTGCCATCGCTCGCTCGCGGACGGTCAGCCGCCCAGCGAGTCAGATGCATTAGCAATCTGCATCAGCTTGGGCTGGCAACGCAGCTCTACTGGGACGATCACGAAAGCCTCGCCTTCCGATATCGCGAAGGGAGCACCAACAACGGGGATCTCTACTGGTTCGGCTGGCTTCAGCGAGGCAGTGAAGGGGAACGGCGAGTAGATCATCGGCAAGGGGTGCTCTATCCTTACCTGGCGGGACGGGGCGTGGAAATCTGTCCCAGCCTGAAATACGGCAGCTCCAACTTCAAACTGAAGGCCTCTGGGGCCGCCTACGGCTACGGCTACAACCTGGCCCTCTCCCCAACGCCTAGCAACCCACGAATCCAGGTGCGCAACCTTCCCTGCCCTACGTCGACCACGCTGTTTGCCGACGCCGCCCAGGTAAACGATTTCCAAGCACCCGCCTCGAAAGACAACCCCATGCTCGAGGAGTTCTATTACGTGACGCCTCGCGAAGCGACCGTACACTTCCGACATCAAGCACGTGCCAATGTCGTCTTCGCCGACGGACATGTCGGAACCGAACTTCCCGCCGACGGATCAATCGACCCTCGCCTGCCCGCCGAGGTAGTCGGCCGCTTGCGCGCCGAAGTGCTCATGACGAGGTAG
- a CDS encoding PEP-CTERM sorting domain-containing protein: MTRSVPFWLALAAGLFSSIVPASATPYADRVIAYSQGSTAANAYNNPSSALGEPSRITPAGPTDAPVTPFNPPWPTGQLVSIGAGGSITLELGISAQDVAWNPYGIDLILFGNNGFKVNDYSVPESEWTTDGTLFTFDPAGASTVWVSDNNQDYYELVVPSGLTAQVDSLFPTDASGDFLKPVNPSLTGADFAGKNLAGIKELYAGSAGGTGFDLAWARKSDGSQAGIASARFVRIEVSHGKIELDGIAAVPEPATWALFGLGLLGAAGLRSTAKRHHQPFGSTGTKPL, from the coding sequence ATGACTCGTTCCGTTCCGTTCTGGCTTGCCCTCGCGGCCGGCCTCTTCTCTTCCATCGTCCCCGCCTCGGCCACGCCGTACGCCGATCGAGTGATTGCTTATTCGCAGGGCTCGACCGCCGCCAACGCCTACAACAATCCGAGTTCAGCGCTTGGCGAGCCATCCCGCATCACTCCTGCCGGGCCGACGGATGCGCCAGTCACGCCGTTCAATCCTCCTTGGCCCACCGGCCAGCTGGTATCCATCGGCGCCGGGGGTTCCATCACCTTGGAACTTGGAATCAGTGCCCAAGATGTCGCCTGGAATCCCTACGGCATCGACCTGATCCTGTTCGGAAACAACGGGTTTAAGGTGAACGACTACTCCGTGCCGGAGTCGGAATGGACGACCGATGGCACTCTGTTCACCTTCGACCCAGCCGGAGCTTCCACAGTGTGGGTTAGCGACAACAACCAGGACTACTATGAACTAGTCGTGCCCAGCGGCCTCACCGCTCAAGTCGACAGCCTCTTCCCCACGGATGCCTCGGGAGACTTCTTGAAGCCAGTAAACCCGTCGCTCACCGGTGCGGATTTCGCCGGAAAGAACCTCGCCGGGATCAAAGAACTCTACGCGGGATCTGCAGGTGGAACCGGCTTCGACCTGGCTTGGGCTCGTAAAAGCGATGGAAGCCAAGCAGGTATCGCAAGCGCCCGCTTCGTACGGATCGAAGTCAGCCACGGCAAGATCGAGTTGGATGGGATCGCCGCCGTTCCCGAACCCGCCACCTGGGCTCTCTTCGGCTTGGGACTACTGGGAGCCGCGGGACTCCGCTCCACCGCGAAGCGACACCACCAGCCTTTCGGCTCCACAGGTACGAAACCGCTTTGA
- a CDS encoding DNA translocase FtsK, producing MASKEPDPSTSQRGFADIIGILLIAGALLLFASQISFDRADVRINRAGPVMPMHNWIGGFGAYLANGFFLCFGVAAFALPFLLGLFGLGYLLQILTYLRHRWWAGLLLFVATLGLLDLYSSNLKSLCTSLNAPSAGGLAGMGMNSLIFNNFGKPGATILFALMYFIGLGFLTHFNLGEWLRERVNRATEAQEIEQGLSPEERKLSKRKRELEKEAARLRDEIDQKEKAEKPEKGGAAKPASAGLGADLQPVPAPMVRDLSVPQPRTGKPQKSKPAPEPIEEPEELEGEVIKAKEIAAATSEAILGRPFGSTDSEPTAKKAAGGTPGDSVGSDAAPTPAVAGAPSAAGPDAVTFNDNSGGGLRAKRLARKPKPIVVASAPKIGNYQLPPMDVLNHPDQNVKPTETKEELMANARLMQSTLAQFDIAVAMGDITKGPTITRYELHPAPGVKLEKISGLANNIAAALKAERINILAPIPGKSSVGVEVPNAIKTKVIMRDLLESEEWQHSKARLPIALGKDVYGHPIVGDLADMPHLLVAGSTGSGKSVCINAIIASLLYRFSPDQLRFVMIDPKVVELQQYNALPHLVVPVVTDPKKVVLALRWVVNEMEKRYQIFAKVGVRNIKSFNERTKAAPAPKPAELELPLTAKKERVEVNSDGFAVELDEEIVVPRDEDIVIPEKLSYIVVIIDELADLMLVAPADVEMAIARITQMARAAGIHCIVATQRPSVDVITGVIKANIPARIAFQVASKVDSRTILDAMGADKLLGKGDMIFLPPGSSKLTRVQGVLITDQELQGVVDHIAKQGKPSYEMDIHAQLQKPVRDFDADGGSDEDEELIEQCIEVIRSEQKASVSLLQRRLKLGYGRAARIMDELESRGIVGPSRGAEPRDILIDLDGTGADGRSANLQNDIAQ from the coding sequence ATGGCGAGTAAAGAACCAGATCCGAGCACGTCCCAGCGCGGCTTTGCGGACATTATCGGGATACTCCTGATTGCAGGAGCCCTGCTGCTGTTCGCGTCGCAAATTTCGTTCGACCGGGCCGATGTCCGTATCAATCGAGCGGGGCCCGTCATGCCCATGCACAACTGGATCGGGGGGTTCGGCGCTTACTTGGCAAACGGCTTCTTTTTGTGCTTCGGCGTGGCCGCCTTCGCGCTTCCCTTCTTGTTGGGCTTGTTCGGACTAGGTTATCTCCTGCAAATCCTGACCTACCTTCGCCACCGGTGGTGGGCCGGACTGCTCCTTTTTGTCGCTACCCTCGGTCTCCTGGACCTATACAGCAGCAACCTGAAATCGCTCTGCACGAGCCTGAACGCACCGAGTGCCGGTGGGCTAGCCGGGATGGGGATGAATAGCCTGATCTTCAATAATTTTGGGAAGCCGGGTGCCACCATCTTGTTCGCCTTGATGTATTTCATCGGCCTGGGATTCCTCACTCACTTTAACCTGGGCGAATGGCTCCGCGAGCGGGTCAACCGTGCCACGGAGGCTCAGGAAATCGAACAAGGGTTATCTCCCGAAGAGCGAAAACTCTCTAAACGTAAACGCGAGCTGGAGAAGGAGGCCGCCCGCCTTCGCGACGAAATTGACCAGAAGGAAAAAGCCGAAAAGCCCGAGAAGGGGGGTGCAGCCAAGCCCGCTTCCGCTGGGTTGGGAGCGGATCTTCAACCCGTGCCGGCACCAATGGTCCGAGATCTCAGCGTGCCTCAGCCCCGCACTGGCAAACCTCAGAAGTCCAAGCCGGCCCCTGAACCCATCGAGGAACCCGAGGAGCTGGAAGGCGAAGTCATCAAAGCCAAGGAAATCGCGGCTGCCACCAGCGAGGCCATCCTGGGACGCCCCTTTGGCAGCACCGATTCCGAACCGACTGCAAAAAAGGCGGCCGGGGGAACCCCAGGAGATAGTGTCGGCTCCGACGCCGCGCCGACACCTGCCGTCGCCGGAGCCCCTTCGGCAGCCGGCCCTGATGCCGTCACTTTCAACGACAACTCGGGCGGCGGCCTACGCGCCAAACGCCTGGCTCGCAAGCCCAAGCCCATCGTGGTGGCTTCCGCACCCAAGATCGGTAATTACCAGCTTCCTCCGATGGACGTGCTGAACCACCCCGATCAAAACGTCAAGCCGACCGAGACCAAGGAAGAGCTCATGGCCAATGCGCGCCTCATGCAGAGCACGCTGGCTCAGTTCGACATCGCCGTGGCGATGGGCGACATCACCAAAGGTCCAACCATCACGCGCTATGAGCTCCACCCCGCTCCCGGCGTCAAACTGGAGAAGATTTCGGGCCTCGCCAACAACATCGCCGCAGCTCTCAAGGCCGAACGCATCAATATTCTCGCACCGATTCCCGGCAAGAGTTCCGTAGGTGTCGAGGTGCCCAACGCCATCAAGACCAAGGTGATCATGCGCGATCTGCTGGAGTCCGAGGAATGGCAGCATTCGAAGGCCCGGCTCCCGATTGCGCTCGGCAAAGATGTGTACGGCCACCCGATTGTTGGCGACCTTGCCGACATGCCCCACCTGCTGGTGGCCGGCAGCACCGGCTCAGGCAAATCGGTCTGCATTAATGCCATCATCGCCAGCCTGCTCTACCGGTTTTCGCCCGACCAGCTGCGCTTCGTCATGATCGATCCCAAGGTGGTTGAGCTGCAGCAGTACAACGCGCTGCCACACCTCGTCGTGCCCGTCGTCACCGACCCCAAGAAAGTCGTGCTCGCTCTCCGCTGGGTGGTCAATGAAATGGAGAAGCGCTACCAGATCTTCGCGAAGGTCGGCGTGCGCAACATCAAATCCTTCAACGAGCGTACCAAGGCCGCTCCGGCGCCCAAGCCCGCCGAGCTGGAGCTTCCCCTGACCGCCAAGAAGGAACGGGTCGAGGTGAATTCCGACGGCTTTGCGGTCGAACTGGATGAGGAAATCGTGGTGCCACGCGATGAAGACATCGTGATCCCTGAGAAGCTCAGCTACATTGTGGTGATCATTGACGAGCTGGCCGACCTCATGTTGGTGGCTCCGGCGGATGTCGAAATGGCGATCGCTCGAATCACGCAGATGGCACGCGCCGCCGGCATTCATTGTATCGTCGCCACCCAGCGTCCCAGCGTGGATGTCATCACCGGCGTCATCAAGGCCAACATCCCGGCGCGGATCGCCTTCCAGGTCGCTTCCAAGGTGGATTCCCGCACCATTCTGGACGCCATGGGAGCCGACAAGCTTCTCGGCAAGGGCGACATGATCTTCCTTCCGCCTGGCTCCTCCAAACTGACTCGCGTTCAGGGCGTGCTGATTACCGACCAAGAATTGCAGGGCGTCGTCGACCACATCGCGAAGCAGGGTAAACCCAGCTACGAGATGGATATTCACGCACAACTCCAGAAGCCGGTTCGTGATTTTGACGCCGATGGCGGCAGCGACGAGGATGAGGAATTGATCGAGCAATGCATCGAGGTCATTCGAAGTGAGCAGAAGGCGAGCGTGTCGCTGCTGCAACGAAGGCTGAAGCTGGGCTACGGCCGGGCCGCTCGAATTATGGACGAACTGGAGTCACGAGGGATTGTTGGCCCGAGCCGCGGAGCTGAACCAAGGGATATCCTGATCGACCTGGATGGCACGGGTGCCGACGGCCGCAGCGCCAACCTGCAGAACGACATCGCACAGTAG
- a CDS encoding sulfatase-like hydrolase/transferase, with amino-acid sequence MHRLYSFHSYSRRSLNWMRGRCLLLCLVFTGAFAPALVNGAADQLAAPHSERPNFLLLLSDDQTFRTLSRLGELPCRTPNLDRLARLGLLFTHCFNQGGYSGAVCIPSRTMLNTGRRVWQCSDAKRQGIADGAALWGETMRQAGYQTFMAGKWHLPQAALVRSFETLGPLTGGFLPSTTNGGLAYYRPAPGNDWTPEDPRWKGHWLEVEGRTVHSSVRIADAAIDYLQHQASTRPAPFFMYVAFNAPHDPRQAPREFLDMYPAGQLRVPPNFLPKHPFRIDNFDLRDEILAPYPRTPAIVQTHLQEYYAIITHMDVQIGRILDALEASGQAQNTVVVFTSDQGLAVGQHGLMGKQNLYDHSVRMPFIMAGPGIPRGRRNDALFHMQSLFATTCEMAGVPVPASVQFPSIVPLITGQQRSGDAALYGAYLDVQRSVRTKDWKLIRSPKESQVQLFRIRQDPWEQRNLAAQPRYASVVAKLDQQLRELMALNQDPMTPRQVFGRE; translated from the coding sequence ATGCACAGACTCTACTCCTTTCACTCTTACTCCCGTCGAAGCCTGAATTGGATGCGCGGGCGGTGTCTTCTGCTGTGCCTTGTCTTCACGGGCGCCTTCGCGCCGGCCTTGGTTAACGGAGCAGCGGATCAATTGGCCGCGCCTCATAGCGAGCGACCGAACTTCCTGCTCCTGCTGTCCGACGATCAAACCTTTCGCACGCTCAGCCGCCTGGGGGAGCTTCCTTGCCGCACTCCGAATCTGGATCGATTGGCGCGGCTTGGGTTGCTGTTTACCCACTGTTTTAACCAGGGTGGCTATAGCGGGGCGGTCTGTATCCCCAGTCGGACCATGCTGAACACCGGGCGCCGGGTCTGGCAGTGCAGCGATGCCAAGCGCCAAGGGATCGCCGATGGTGCCGCCTTGTGGGGGGAAACGATGCGTCAGGCCGGGTATCAAACGTTTATGGCAGGCAAGTGGCATCTGCCCCAGGCGGCACTGGTGCGCAGCTTCGAAACACTGGGGCCGCTCACGGGCGGATTCCTTCCTTCAACGACCAATGGTGGTCTGGCGTACTATCGGCCCGCTCCTGGCAATGACTGGACCCCAGAGGATCCTCGGTGGAAGGGGCATTGGCTGGAGGTGGAGGGGAGGACGGTGCACAGCAGTGTTCGCATCGCAGATGCGGCCATTGATTATCTCCAACATCAGGCCTCGACGAGGCCGGCCCCCTTCTTCATGTATGTAGCCTTCAATGCACCTCACGACCCTCGGCAAGCGCCGCGCGAATTTTTGGACATGTATCCGGCGGGACAATTGAGAGTTCCGCCTAACTTTCTGCCGAAGCATCCCTTTCGCATCGACAATTTCGATCTCAGAGACGAGATCCTGGCACCCTATCCACGCACCCCGGCGATCGTTCAGACTCACCTACAGGAGTATTACGCCATCATCACTCACATGGACGTCCAGATTGGACGGATTTTGGACGCCCTGGAGGCCAGTGGGCAGGCGCAGAACACGGTGGTTGTCTTTACGTCCGACCAGGGTTTGGCGGTGGGTCAGCACGGGTTGATGGGCAAGCAGAACCTGTATGATCATTCGGTTCGGATGCCCTTCATCATGGCGGGGCCGGGGATCCCGCGCGGACGAAGGAACGATGCTCTGTTCCACATGCAGAGTCTCTTCGCCACTACTTGCGAAATGGCGGGCGTGCCAGTGCCGGCCTCAGTTCAGTTCCCCAGCATCGTGCCCCTCATTACCGGCCAGCAGCGAAGTGGCGATGCGGCGCTCTACGGCGCCTATCTCGATGTGCAACGTTCTGTTCGGACGAAGGACTGGAAACTCATACGAAGTCCGAAGGAATCGCAGGTGCAATTATTCCGCATCCGGCAGGATCCATGGGAGCAGCGGAACCTGGCTGCTCAGCCCAGGTATGCTTCCGTGGTGGCAAAACTGGATCAGCAGCTCAGGGAGTTGATGGCCCTGAACCAGGATCCCATGACGCCGCGACAGGTGTTCGGGCGCGAGTGA
- a CDS encoding PQQ-binding-like beta-propeller repeat protein, whose amino-acid sequence MLATSKSSPRTRALWRATLLSSLLLSNSTWSLSAADWPNWRGPQLNGISSESHFPTEWSKTKNVRWRVALPERGNSTPIVWGDRIFITQAIEKEHRRTVMCFRRSDGKLLWQKGTTYAHAEKTHGDNPYCAASPATDGSVVVAAFGPAGVFAYDFEGKELWQRDLGKQEHEWGYASSPVLDGDRCYVFQGPGKGAKLLALQKRTGATLWENPLPEPNPTERFDGFKGNLPGRIGSFSTPVLVQVEGRSELILSLPESLQSFDPSSGKVLWHAGGLNPLVYTTPVVGEGTVLAIGGFFGSVVAVKPGGDGDVTSKRLWYEQRAKKNRIGSAVIKDGHFYILNSDGIAECVELATGKSVWTERLKGPGAKADSWSSFTLAGDKLYTVNQSGDAFVVRASPKFELIATNSVGEYTNSSFAHSDGELFLRTYESLWCFSAPRTSASAR is encoded by the coding sequence ATGCTCGCAACATCGAAATCCTCACCGCGAACGCGCGCACTGTGGCGTGCGACTCTGCTCAGCTCGCTACTCCTAAGCAACTCCACCTGGTCGTTGTCGGCCGCCGACTGGCCGAATTGGCGAGGACCACAGCTGAACGGAATTAGCTCGGAATCCCATTTCCCCACCGAGTGGAGCAAAACCAAGAATGTCCGCTGGCGTGTCGCGCTGCCCGAACGGGGCAACTCAACTCCCATCGTGTGGGGTGATCGCATTTTTATCACCCAGGCGATCGAGAAGGAACATCGGCGCACCGTGATGTGTTTCCGCCGCAGCGATGGCAAGCTGCTCTGGCAGAAGGGGACCACCTACGCCCACGCCGAGAAGACTCACGGTGACAATCCCTATTGCGCCGCCTCGCCCGCGACCGACGGCTCGGTGGTGGTGGCTGCCTTCGGTCCGGCCGGGGTCTTCGCCTATGATTTTGAAGGCAAGGAGCTCTGGCAACGGGATCTGGGCAAACAGGAACACGAGTGGGGATATGCCTCCTCACCGGTGCTGGACGGAGATCGATGCTATGTTTTCCAGGGCCCAGGCAAAGGAGCCAAACTGCTCGCACTGCAGAAGCGCACCGGGGCAACTCTCTGGGAAAACCCCCTGCCCGAACCGAATCCCACAGAACGCTTCGACGGCTTCAAGGGAAATCTCCCCGGCCGCATTGGTTCCTTCAGCACCCCAGTTCTGGTCCAAGTGGAGGGCCGTTCTGAACTCATCCTCAGCCTCCCCGAAAGCCTCCAATCCTTCGATCCCTCCAGCGGCAAGGTGCTCTGGCATGCCGGTGGGCTCAACCCCTTGGTCTACACCACCCCAGTGGTGGGAGAAGGAACCGTGCTCGCCATCGGCGGCTTCTTCGGAAGCGTCGTGGCCGTGAAGCCCGGCGGCGATGGCGATGTCACCTCCAAACGCTTGTGGTATGAGCAGCGTGCCAAGAAGAACCGGATTGGATCCGCGGTCATCAAGGATGGTCACTTTTACATCCTCAACAGCGACGGCATTGCGGAGTGCGTGGAATTGGCCACCGGCAAATCCGTTTGGACTGAGCGATTGAAGGGTCCGGGTGCCAAGGCAGATTCTTGGTCTTCGTTCACTCTGGCGGGAGACAAACTCTACACCGTCAACCAGTCCGGAGATGCCTTCGTAGTGCGCGCCAGTCCGAAGTTCGAGCTGATCGCCACCAACTCGGTCGGCGAGTACACCAACTCCAGCTTCGCCCACTCCGACGGAGAACTTTTCCTGCGAACCTACGAGAGCCTGTGGTGTTTCAGCGCACCTCGCACCTCCGCCAGCGCGAGGTAA
- a CDS encoding PLP-dependent transferase yields the protein MHYSTEQEFKLARQLSPRRGTTQAHDLEGLVAEQLAHFAIDPRTPLGSSLGRLAGHIYRANVELRTLWDLSLQELKTLDRRDRIAFFNAKKFMCFQMAKLLDSLQNPFRATYQSLTNHQSTQLAKGPYPIFDNVAALFSSTPVITRTATYIYACTEWIDDAFQGREPLLEVYSRLLNPTSISLANHIVDLECGPLSHEYMAWNFNSGMAAIDATLSHLVGHRDIILSSRNIYGGAFQLLHDWFQKPGNLDAAVEFFDGYTVEDFQRALAATQLRHADRLAAGRHIYVYLESPCNPQGYVLDVPAICRAAHEAGLSVILDSTVGTPFLCQPLRRSEPIERPDFVLHSYTKDITGSGTTTAGVVIARNERMFIPKHDSVSAKDLGGRPVTYHWNETLFWNVFYVKGAFLDADKAFEVINGSRTLELRLLRKCASTIVLAHFLASHPLFRVKCNALENNENAALRKAHMRLALPAPLFTMDLEPAQLDRATFTRFFDCLEPAFGHQVSLGQSNTVILCPSLTSHSELSAKELEAAGISATTIRVAMGDEDPRQLIGHLVRVAELVIDPAKPGFSKQFMAAKDVDQLHRATCLDIQARWLDASPKTEAWM from the coding sequence ATGCACTATTCCACCGAGCAGGAGTTTAAACTGGCCCGCCAACTCAGCCCGCGTCGCGGCACCACTCAGGCCCACGACCTCGAAGGCTTGGTCGCCGAGCAACTGGCCCACTTCGCCATCGACCCCCGGACACCCTTGGGCAGTTCTCTCGGTCGTCTGGCAGGACACATCTACCGAGCCAATGTCGAGCTACGAACCCTCTGGGACCTGTCCTTGCAGGAGCTGAAAACCCTGGATCGTCGCGATCGCATCGCCTTTTTTAATGCCAAAAAGTTCATGTGCTTCCAAATGGCCAAGCTGCTGGACTCCCTGCAGAACCCGTTTCGAGCCACCTACCAATCACTCACCAACCATCAATCCACCCAGCTTGCCAAAGGTCCCTACCCGATCTTCGACAACGTTGCCGCTCTGTTTTCTTCAACACCGGTTATCACCCGCACCGCCACCTACATCTACGCGTGCACGGAGTGGATCGACGATGCTTTCCAAGGGCGCGAACCACTGCTGGAAGTGTATTCCCGGCTGCTCAACCCCACATCCATCTCCCTGGCGAACCACATTGTTGATTTGGAATGCGGTCCGCTGTCGCACGAGTACATGGCCTGGAATTTCAACTCCGGCATGGCGGCAATCGACGCCACCCTCAGCCATCTGGTGGGACATCGCGACATCATTCTGAGTTCGCGAAACATCTATGGAGGCGCGTTCCAGCTGCTGCATGACTGGTTCCAAAAGCCGGGCAACCTGGATGCGGCGGTGGAGTTCTTCGATGGCTACACCGTGGAGGATTTTCAGCGCGCGCTCGCCGCCACTCAACTGCGGCATGCCGATCGTCTGGCCGCAGGCCGGCACATCTATGTGTATCTGGAGTCGCCCTGCAATCCTCAGGGGTACGTGCTGGATGTTCCTGCCATCTGCCGGGCCGCGCACGAAGCGGGGCTTTCAGTCATTCTCGACTCCACGGTAGGCACGCCCTTCCTTTGTCAGCCCCTGCGCCGCAGCGAGCCGATCGAACGGCCGGACTTCGTGCTTCACAGTTACACCAAGGACATCACGGGAAGTGGAACGACCACCGCCGGTGTCGTGATCGCCCGGAACGAGCGGATGTTCATTCCCAAACATGATTCCGTCAGCGCCAAAGATCTGGGGGGACGCCCAGTCACGTATCACTGGAACGAGACCCTCTTCTGGAACGTCTTTTATGTGAAGGGGGCTTTCCTCGATGCGGACAAGGCCTTCGAAGTGATCAATGGCTCGCGCACGTTGGAGCTGCGCTTGCTCCGCAAGTGCGCCAGCACCATTGTGCTCGCTCACTTCCTGGCCAGCCATCCGCTCTTCCGAGTGAAGTGCAACGCGCTGGAAAACAATGAAAACGCCGCCCTGCGGAAAGCCCACATGCGACTCGCGCTTCCGGCACCGCTGTTCACCATGGATCTCGAGCCCGCCCAACTCGACCGAGCCACCTTCACCCGTTTTTTCGACTGCTTGGAGCCGGCCTTCGGACATCAAGTCTCCCTGGGCCAATCCAATACCGTGATTCTCTGCCCTTCCCTGACCAGTCACAGCGAGCTGAGCGCCAAGGAATTGGAAGCGGCTGGCATCTCTGCCACCACCATCCGGGTGGCGATGGGCGACGAGGATCCGCGGCAGCTCATCGGGCATCTGGTACGCGTGGCCGAGCTGGTGATCGACCCAGCCAAGCCCGGGTTCAGCAAACAGTTCATGGCCGCTAAAGACGTAGACCAGCTGCATCGCGCGACCTGCCTGGACATCCAAGCTCGGTGGCTGGATGCGTCACCTAAAACCGAAGCCTGGATGTAA
- a CDS encoding glycoside hydrolase family 13, producing MSNLENYRPKRPGGYSAKSVIKPIIFRCMEAKAKTVTVMGDFNDWHPGSHPMTQQFDGSWRAEIPMNHGHHHYLFCVDGQPTLDPNAQGLARNERGEKVCLVSVS from the coding sequence ATGAGCAACTTAGAGAACTATCGTCCGAAGCGTCCCGGCGGCTATTCCGCCAAGAGCGTCATCAAACCCATCATCTTCCGCTGCATGGAGGCCAAGGCCAAGACGGTGACCGTCATGGGGGATTTTAACGACTGGCATCCGGGGTCGCATCCGATGACCCAGCAATTCGACGGTTCTTGGCGGGCGGAGATTCCGATGAACCACGGTCATCATCATTACCTCTTTTGTGTGGATGGGCAGCCGACCTTGGATCCCAACGCGCAGGGCTTGGCGCGAAATGAGCGAGGCGAGAAGGTCTGTTTGGTGTCAGTGAGCTGA